The Candidatus Manganitrophus noduliformans genome includes a window with the following:
- a CDS encoding sigma 54-interacting transcriptional regulator: MTKVAIIGGGRGGTALVEILHKDPLVKVVGIADLNLDAPGLDLARRLKIPTTTDYRKLIRDGTDLVIDVTGSKTVREELETITGQVEVIGGLSAKFMWQLIEERIKSKAMEEVLRERYSFENIIGKSEKMQEVYRLLPKIAKTNSTVLIEGESGTGKELIAHSIHHLSPREDKAFIRVNCGALAEGLLESELFGHVKGAFTGAITHKLGRFELADNGTIFLDEIGDISPATQVKLLRVIQESEFEKVGDSRRVKVDVRIIAATNKDLKKAVEMREFRQDLYYRLRVVPIQLPPLRERKDDIPLLVTHFINRFNKETGKKVTHVSPEAMEILMAYDYPGNIRELENIIEHVMVFCSGDTIQAEHLLKDIQPSRNDIIGKVIEKEDPLRAMEQELILKVLKQTGWNYKKTSERLKLSRTTLWRKVKEYGIAKPSDVSF; encoded by the coding sequence ATGACCAAGGTCGCCATTATCGGGGGGGGGAGGGGCGGAACCGCCCTGGTCGAAATCTTACATAAAGATCCCCTCGTGAAGGTCGTCGGCATCGCCGACCTCAACCTGGATGCCCCGGGGCTCGATCTGGCACGGCGTCTTAAAATTCCGACGACGACCGATTATCGCAAGTTGATTCGAGACGGGACCGACCTGGTTATCGACGTGACAGGGAGCAAGACTGTTCGAGAGGAATTGGAGACGATTACCGGCCAGGTGGAAGTCATCGGAGGGCTCTCCGCCAAGTTCATGTGGCAGTTGATCGAAGAGCGAATTAAGAGCAAGGCGATGGAGGAGGTCCTTCGGGAGAGGTATTCTTTCGAAAATATCATCGGGAAAAGCGAGAAGATGCAGGAGGTCTATCGGCTTCTTCCCAAGATTGCAAAGACGAATTCGACCGTTTTGATCGAAGGGGAAAGCGGCACCGGGAAAGAGCTGATCGCGCATTCGATTCATCATCTCAGCCCCAGGGAGGATAAGGCTTTTATTCGCGTCAATTGCGGGGCGTTGGCGGAAGGCCTTTTGGAGAGCGAGTTGTTCGGCCATGTCAAAGGGGCCTTCACCGGCGCAATCACTCATAAACTGGGCCGATTCGAATTGGCGGATAACGGGACGATTTTCCTGGATGAAATCGGAGATATCAGCCCGGCGACCCAAGTGAAGCTTCTTCGCGTGATTCAGGAGAGCGAATTCGAGAAGGTCGGCGACTCCCGTCGGGTTAAAGTCGATGTCCGGATCATCGCCGCAACGAATAAAGACTTGAAAAAAGCGGTGGAAATGCGGGAATTTCGGCAAGATCTTTACTATCGACTTCGTGTCGTTCCGATTCAACTTCCGCCGCTACGGGAGCGCAAGGATGATATACCGCTTCTGGTGACCCATTTTATTAACCGGTTTAATAAGGAGACTGGGAAAAAAGTAACGCATGTCTCGCCCGAGGCGATGGAGATCCTGATGGCCTATGACTATCCTGGAAATATCCGCGAGCTTGAAAATATTATTGAACATGTCATGGTTTTCTGTTCGGGGGATACGATCCAGGCGGAACATCTCCTCAAGGATATTCAGCCCTCCCGCAATGACATTATCGGAAAGGTCATCGAGAAGGAAGACCCGCTGAGGGCGATGGAGCAGGAACTGATCCTAAAAGTATTAAAACAAACCGGATGGAACTATAAAAAAACTTCGGAAAGATTAAAACTTAGCCGAACGACCCTTTGGCGAAAAGTAAAAGAATATGGGATTGCCAAGCCATCGGACGTTTCTTTTTAA
- the nuoF gene encoding NADH-quinone oxidoreductase subunit NuoF, translating to MQSRHILTDGDLPLEQLSTVQPISYEEYLRRRGYTALPKAIHTLGPSGVLEMIKRSGLRGRGGAGFPTGKKWEMVVQRKADRKYLCCNAAEDEPGTFKDRYLLRSNPHQLIEGAILAAFAIGAAEVYLYINGRYEEEIEFMEQALQTAKEKGHWGKQVEGTSLSIELKICKSPGTYVAGEETALLEVVEGRSAKPRQKPPYYPAIQGLYGMPTVVNNAETLSNVAHIIREGVDWFRTLGTATSPGTLVFTLTGDVNRPGLYELPLGTSLRELIEEYGGGVCGGKQLKAVFPGGPSNTIIAADQIDVALDFDALKAIGSGLGTGAVIVMSEDACMVQSAIQYARFFARESCGQCPPCKLGTAHLSEILEKIESGQGDEKDLQQIEQVCGMVKGRGYCYLLTGASIAVESIFRCFREEYVAHVQQRACPLVGTA from the coding sequence GTGCAGAGCCGGCATATTTTGACCGATGGCGATCTTCCCCTCGAACAGTTGTCGACGGTTCAGCCGATCAGTTATGAGGAATATCTTCGCCGCCGAGGCTACACGGCACTCCCGAAAGCGATCCATACCCTAGGGCCGTCCGGGGTTCTGGAAATGATCAAGCGCTCCGGGCTTCGCGGCCGGGGAGGTGCTGGTTTTCCAACCGGGAAAAAATGGGAGATGGTCGTCCAGCGGAAGGCCGATCGAAAGTACCTTTGTTGCAATGCAGCGGAGGATGAGCCTGGAACGTTCAAAGATCGCTATCTCCTCCGATCCAATCCCCACCAACTGATTGAAGGGGCCATTCTCGCCGCGTTTGCCATCGGCGCCGCGGAGGTTTACCTCTATATCAACGGCCGTTATGAAGAAGAGATCGAATTTATGGAGCAGGCGCTCCAGACGGCGAAAGAGAAAGGACATTGGGGAAAACAAGTTGAGGGAACCTCTCTTTCCATTGAATTAAAGATCTGCAAGAGCCCCGGCACCTACGTGGCGGGAGAGGAAACGGCGCTGCTTGAAGTTGTCGAAGGTCGGTCGGCAAAACCTCGTCAAAAACCGCCCTATTATCCCGCGATTCAAGGACTCTACGGCATGCCGACGGTGGTGAATAATGCCGAGACTCTCTCGAATGTCGCGCACATCATCAGAGAAGGGGTCGATTGGTTTCGAACGCTTGGGACCGCGACTTCACCTGGGACATTGGTTTTTACCCTCACGGGCGATGTGAACCGGCCCGGCTTGTATGAACTACCGTTAGGGACTTCTCTTCGGGAGCTAATTGAAGAGTATGGAGGCGGGGTCTGCGGCGGCAAACAGCTGAAAGCGGTTTTCCCCGGCGGGCCTTCTAATACGATTATTGCCGCCGATCAGATCGACGTGGCACTTGATTTTGATGCTTTGAAGGCGATCGGATCGGGTCTGGGAACCGGCGCCGTGATCGTGATGTCTGAAGACGCCTGTATGGTTCAATCGGCGATCCAATATGCCCGGTTTTTTGCCAGAGAAAGCTGCGGCCAATGTCCTCCCTGCAAGCTCGGCACGGCCCACCTCTCCGAGATTTTAGAGAAGATCGAATCGGGTCAGGGAGATGAGAAAGACCTCCAGCAGATTGAACAAGTCTGTGGAATGGTCAAGGGAAGGGGTTATTGTTACCTATTAACAGGCGCTTCCATCGCGGTTGAAAGCATCTTCCGGTGTTTCAGAGAGGAGTACGTGGCTCACGTTCAACAAAGGGCCTGTCCTCTGGTCGGAACGGCTTAG
- the erpA gene encoding iron-sulfur cluster insertion protein ErpA yields the protein MVTLTERAGSKVKEIMEAEQKAGYGLRVYVTGGGCSGYQYGMAFEEKETEEDSVLEMHGVKLFVDPYSAPMLQGTEVDYLDSLQGAGFAIKNPNAKSTCGCGSSFSA from the coding sequence ATGGTCACATTGACTGAAAGAGCCGGCTCCAAGGTGAAGGAAATCATGGAGGCCGAACAGAAGGCCGGATATGGGTTGCGGGTCTATGTCACCGGCGGCGGATGTTCGGGGTATCAGTACGGAATGGCTTTTGAGGAAAAAGAGACCGAAGAGGACAGCGTCCTCGAAATGCACGGCGTGAAGCTCTTTGTCGATCCGTATAGCGCCCCGATGCTCCAGGGAACAGAGGTCGATTATCTGGATAGTCTGCAGGGCGCCGGTTTTGCGATTAAGAATCCGAATGCCAAATCGACCTGCGGTTGTGGGTCGTCGTTCAGCGCCTAA
- a CDS encoding YceD family protein — protein sequence MEIKIHDIPEEGLLLSYEEDPKDWDLSESGFTIKGPVQVRVKAVKHNQEEVYVRGALSAEVSAECSRCLKPLSSRVEADFHAEYVPRNAVPTEGERELLEEDLDLLFYGGDTIDISGEVEGQLILATPMRPLCSEECRGLCPQCGQDLNLKECNCVQEIPDPRWAELKKLTEKKSSPK from the coding sequence ATGGAAATTAAAATTCACGATATTCCGGAGGAGGGGCTTCTCCTTTCTTATGAGGAGGACCCGAAAGATTGGGACCTATCGGAAAGCGGATTTACAATCAAAGGTCCCGTCCAGGTTCGAGTGAAGGCGGTTAAACATAATCAGGAAGAGGTCTACGTCCGGGGCGCGCTCTCTGCGGAGGTGAGTGCAGAATGCAGCCGCTGCCTGAAGCCCCTTTCGAGTCGGGTTGAAGCCGACTTTCACGCCGAATATGTTCCTCGAAACGCGGTTCCGACCGAAGGGGAACGGGAATTACTGGAAGAAGATCTCGACCTTCTTTTTTATGGAGGGGATACCATCGATATCAGTGGAGAGGTGGAGGGCCAATTGATTCTGGCCACGCCGATGCGGCCCCTCTGCAGTGAAGAGTGCCGCGGTCTCTGCCCTCAGTGTGGGCAAGATTTAAATCTCAAAGAGTGCAATTGCGTGCAGGAGATCCCTGATCCGCGATGGGCTGAATTGAAGAAATTAACCGAAAAGAAATCGTCGCCAAAGTAA
- the rpmF gene encoding 50S ribosomal protein L32: MPNPKHKISKARRDSRRTHKKLQVPVYVLCPQCHEPKLPHRACLSCGTYKGREVIAVEEV, from the coding sequence ATGCCGAATCCAAAACACAAAATATCGAAAGCCAGAAGAGACAGCAGAAGGACGCACAAAAAGCTCCAGGTCCCTGTCTATGTACTTTGCCCTCAATGTCATGAGCCGAAGTTGCCCCACCGCGCCTGTCTGAGCTGCGGAACATATAAGGGCCGCGAGGTGATTGCGGTCGAGGAAGTCTAG
- the plsX gene encoding phosphate acyltransferase PlsX, with product MKIALDAMGGDDAPAAIVEGAVLAARELDVEIILVGDEKEIQKELSRHPAQGLPLSIHHASQRVAMHESPSSVIRKKRDSSIWIATELVQKSQAVAVISAGNTGASMATALFILGPMTGVERPAIATSLPTLKGTSILIDVGANVDCKPQHLFQFAIMGSIYAKEILGIPEPKVGLLSIGEEDTKGNELTKEVFKMLKASSLRFIGNVEGRDVYTGGADVIVCDGFIGNVALKISEGLSDAIGQFLKKEITASPFAKLGYFLLKPAFSRFRKKVDYAEYGGAPLLGVDGISIICHGRSSGKAIKNAVRVAKESHIRGVNRLIKEQIEAQMELTSSKEEGSPRG from the coding sequence ATGAAGATTGCGCTGGATGCGATGGGGGGAGATGATGCCCCCGCCGCGATTGTGGAGGGGGCCGTTCTGGCCGCCCGAGAGCTCGACGTTGAGATTATCCTTGTTGGAGATGAAAAGGAGATTCAAAAAGAGCTCTCCCGACATCCCGCTCAAGGACTCCCCCTCTCCATCCATCATGCCTCGCAGCGGGTTGCGATGCACGAATCCCCTTCCTCGGTCATCCGAAAGAAGCGCGATTCTTCCATTTGGATCGCCACCGAACTCGTTCAAAAATCCCAAGCGGTCGCGGTGATCAGCGCTGGAAATACCGGGGCAAGCATGGCGACCGCGCTTTTTATCCTCGGCCCGATGACCGGGGTCGAGCGGCCCGCCATCGCCACCTCTCTTCCGACGCTGAAGGGGACGTCGATCTTGATCGACGTCGGCGCCAATGTCGATTGCAAACCCCAGCATCTTTTTCAGTTTGCGATCATGGGGAGCATCTACGCCAAAGAAATCTTGGGTATTCCGGAGCCGAAGGTCGGTCTCTTGAGCATCGGTGAAGAGGATACCAAGGGGAACGAGCTGACCAAAGAGGTCTTCAAGATGTTGAAAGCGAGCTCCCTTCGGTTTATCGGGAACGTCGAGGGGCGTGATGTCTACACCGGCGGCGCCGATGTCATTGTCTGCGACGGCTTTATCGGGAATGTCGCGCTGAAGATCTCCGAGGGGCTTTCGGACGCGATCGGCCAATTCCTGAAAAAAGAAATCACCGCCTCTCCTTTTGCGAAGCTCGGCTACTTCTTGTTGAAACCGGCTTTCTCCCGTTTTCGAAAGAAGGTCGATTACGCCGAATACGGCGGCGCGCCGTTGTTGGGGGTCGACGGCATCAGCATCATCTGCCACGGCCGCTCTTCGGGAAAGGCGATCAAGAACGCCGTTCGTGTCGCCAAGGAATCGCACATCCGGGGAGTCAATCGACTGATCAAAGAGCAGATCGAGGCGCAAATGGAGCTGACCTCCTCGAAGGAAGAAGGGAGCCCGCGCGGATGA
- a CDS encoding beta-ketoacyl-ACP synthase III, translating to MKAKKPAGKSQIRTEIIGTGSYVPETRMTNKDLEGKIETTDAWIVERTGIRERRIASKDEAASDLAFQAARKALEAAQAAPEEIDLIVLATSTPDMFFPSTACIVQDKLKATRAAAFDLSAACSGFVYALAVGEQYIRSGTYQKVLVIGTEIMSRLINWTDRTTCVIFGDGAGAVLLAPSSSESGILSTHLHSDGSLWDLICVPGGGSAIPPSEKMLAEQLNTIKMKGNETFKVAVRSLEEVAWEALRANDFLPSDVSFLVPHQANLRIIRAVADRLQLPMERVVINLDRYGNTSAASIPLALDEAVREGRIKKGDMLLFLAFGGGLTWGASLVRW from the coding sequence ATGAAGGCCAAAAAGCCGGCCGGAAAATCGCAGATCCGCACCGAGATCATCGGAACGGGATCGTACGTTCCGGAAACCCGGATGACCAACAAAGATCTGGAAGGGAAGATCGAAACCACCGACGCCTGGATTGTGGAGCGGACCGGAATCCGCGAGCGTCGGATCGCATCCAAAGATGAAGCGGCCTCCGACCTTGCCTTCCAGGCGGCCCGAAAGGCCTTGGAAGCGGCTCAAGCGGCCCCGGAAGAGATCGACCTGATCGTTCTGGCGACTTCCACCCCCGACATGTTTTTCCCCTCGACCGCCTGCATCGTTCAAGACAAATTGAAAGCGACCCGCGCCGCGGCGTTCGATCTTTCGGCCGCCTGCTCCGGATTCGTCTATGCCCTCGCCGTCGGCGAACAATACATCCGGAGCGGGACCTATCAAAAAGTGTTGGTGATCGGCACGGAGATCATGTCGCGTCTGATCAACTGGACCGATCGAACCACCTGCGTCATCTTCGGAGATGGGGCCGGCGCGGTGCTCCTTGCGCCGTCTTCTTCGGAAAGCGGGATCCTCTCCACCCATCTTCACTCCGACGGGTCACTCTGGGATTTAATCTGCGTGCCCGGGGGGGGCTCCGCGATCCCTCCTTCCGAAAAAATGCTGGCGGAGCAGCTCAATACCATCAAGATGAAGGGAAATGAGACCTTCAAGGTCGCCGTCCGGAGCCTGGAGGAGGTCGCCTGGGAGGCCCTTCGGGCGAATGACTTCCTGCCGTCGGACGTCTCCTTTTTGGTTCCGCATCAGGCCAACCTTCGCATCATCCGCGCGGTGGCCGATCGCCTTCAACTGCCGATGGAGCGGGTGGTGATCAATCTCGATCGTTATGGGAATACTTCAGCGGCGTCGATTCCACTCGCACTGGATGAAGCGGTCCGGGAAGGCCGGATCAAAAAGGGCGACATGCTCCTCTTCCTGGCGTTTGGAGGGGGCCTGACGTGGGGCGCTTCTTTGGTGAGATGGTAA
- a CDS encoding SDR family oxidoreductase, with protein MNGQFLNGWALILGASSGFGEACALELADAGLNIFGVHLDRKGTLANVDRITSRIKEKGRQAVFFNVNAADLEKRKAVLDEIEKTLSTGPERSRIRVLVHSLAFGTLKPLIADSPSEAIAQAQMEMTLDVMANSLVYWTQDLVARGFMADGGRIFAMTSAGSARVWRSYGAVSAAKSALESHVRQLALELGPKGIAVNAIRAGVTDTPALRKIPGHEEMIKMARARNPMGRLTTPEDAAGVIALLSHPKAQWITGNVLAVDGGEFIVD; from the coding sequence GTGAACGGACAATTTCTAAATGGATGGGCGCTCATTCTGGGGGCCTCCAGCGGTTTTGGCGAAGCCTGTGCATTGGAGCTGGCCGATGCGGGGCTGAACATCTTCGGCGTCCACCTCGATCGCAAGGGGACCCTGGCCAACGTCGATCGAATTACCTCCCGGATCAAGGAGAAGGGACGCCAGGCGGTCTTCTTCAATGTAAACGCGGCCGATCTCGAAAAGCGCAAAGCGGTCCTCGATGAAATCGAGAAGACCCTCTCCACGGGACCGGAGCGATCGCGCATCCGGGTCCTGGTTCATTCGCTGGCGTTCGGGACGCTTAAACCGCTTATCGCCGACTCGCCGAGCGAGGCGATCGCGCAGGCGCAGATGGAGATGACGCTCGATGTGATGGCCAACAGCCTCGTCTACTGGACGCAAGATCTGGTGGCGCGCGGTTTCATGGCGGACGGCGGGCGGATCTTCGCCATGACGTCGGCCGGCAGCGCGCGCGTCTGGAGAAGTTACGGCGCCGTCTCCGCCGCCAAGTCGGCGCTCGAATCGCACGTTCGCCAACTCGCCCTCGAACTTGGGCCAAAAGGGATCGCAGTGAATGCCATCCGGGCCGGGGTGACCGACACCCCCGCCCTTCGCAAAATTCCGGGGCATGAAGAGATGATCAAGATGGCCAGGGCGAGAAATCCGATGGGACGCCTCACCACCCCGGAAGATGCGGCAGGGGTGATCGCCCTTCTCTCCCATCCCAAGGCGCAGTGGATTACCGGAAATGTCCTCGCCGTCGACGGGGGCGAGTTTATCGTCGATTGA
- the fabD gene encoding ACP S-malonyltransferase: MAIAFLFPGQGSQYVGMGKDLCDRFETARETFAEADRALGWEISRLCFEGPEEKLNQTEYTQPALLVSSIAAWRCLGAPIQKAAVVAGHSLGEYTALVAAGALPFAAAVRLVQQRGRFMQEAVPKGEGGMAALLGLDRKSVEEVCEKASNETGRVTAANYNAPDQVVIAGESNAVQRGMALAQERGAKRAIALAVSVPSHSPMMKEACRRLAAELEKVQGRDLDIPLINNLQAKKITTWSEAKAGLIDQLSSPLLWEETIQRMREDGVDLFIEVGPGRVLSGLLKRIDRRLSTANAEDAAGVEKVKELLEK, from the coding sequence ATGGCGATCGCATTTCTCTTTCCCGGGCAGGGATCGCAGTATGTCGGAATGGGAAAAGATCTCTGCGACCGGTTTGAGACGGCGCGGGAAACCTTTGCCGAAGCCGATCGCGCGTTGGGATGGGAGATCAGCCGGCTCTGCTTCGAAGGTCCGGAGGAGAAGCTGAATCAGACCGAGTATACACAGCCGGCCCTTCTCGTCTCTAGCATCGCCGCTTGGCGCTGCCTCGGAGCACCGATTCAAAAGGCAGCGGTCGTCGCCGGACATAGCCTGGGGGAATACACGGCGCTGGTTGCGGCGGGGGCGCTTCCCTTCGCAGCGGCGGTCCGATTGGTCCAGCAGCGGGGCCGCTTCATGCAGGAAGCGGTGCCGAAGGGAGAAGGGGGAATGGCGGCCCTTCTCGGGCTCGATCGGAAGAGTGTCGAAGAGGTGTGCGAGAAGGCCTCCAACGAAACCGGCCGGGTGACCGCCGCGAATTACAACGCCCCCGACCAGGTCGTGATCGCCGGCGAGTCGAATGCAGTCCAGCGGGGAATGGCGCTGGCGCAGGAGCGGGGGGCGAAGCGGGCCATCGCGCTCGCCGTAAGTGTTCCTTCCCACTCGCCGATGATGAAAGAGGCTTGCCGCCGTCTCGCCGCGGAGTTGGAGAAAGTTCAGGGTCGCGATCTCGACATTCCCCTGATCAACAATCTCCAGGCGAAGAAGATCACGACGTGGAGTGAGGCGAAAGCGGGTCTGATCGATCAGCTCTCTTCCCCGCTTTTATGGGAGGAGACGATCCAGCGGATGCGGGAAGACGGGGTTGATCTCTTCATCGAGGTCGGGCCGGGACGGGTCTTGTCGGGACTGCTGAAGCGGATCGATCGCCGGCTCTCGACGGCGAACGCGGAAGATGCCGCCGGCGTTGAGAAGGTGAAGGAGCTTTTGGAGAAATAA